One Tachypleus tridentatus isolate NWPU-2018 chromosome 3, ASM421037v1, whole genome shotgun sequence DNA window includes the following coding sequences:
- the LOC143247439 gene encoding glycoprotein 3-alpha-L-fucosyltransferase A-like encodes MPRLRLRRMLLTIVGIGCITLAALNLRMKEEKVDDVIREQQMNDKELRKTPHLEKNFYPREQESAVMEKLWFMKNGVKWPVETNHPGATYSPPKIWPHEEDGDRIENQLMYIPTDYSSLKNSLNPKLKKILLYFGKAGWNDLPLGRQIFIKDKCPVDTCEITTAHHDSATADAIFFKDRFAWPRHKRPPEQVWILFLLECPLHTQGFTNMAHVINWTATYRHDSDIVAPYEKFILYDKNVKALKHKQDYAAKKTKKVAWFVSNCAARNGRLQYARELAKHIELDIYGTCGAKRCPRTCAKTCFDMLDKEYKFYLAFENSNCKDYITEKFFVNGLSRNVVPIVMGARPEDYRRNAPYHSYIHVEDFESPKHLAEYLHRLEKNSTLYNEYFQWKGTGEFVNTYFWCRLCALLHAPPQKKVYSDIHTWWAGPGTCTTNTWRNLNENLKNTNTERGRN; translated from the exons ATGCCACGACTGCGATTACGAAGAATGCTTCTGACAATAGTAGGAATTGGTTGTATCACTCTAGCAGCCTTGAATCTGAGGATGAAAGAGGAAAAGGTAGACGATGTGATTCGAGAGCAACAGATGAACGATAAGGAGTTAAGAAAGACACCTCATTTAGAAAAGAATTTTTATCCTAGAGAACAAGAGTCAGCTGTTATGGAAAAGCTCTGGTTTATGAAGAATGGTGTAAAATGGCCTGTTGAAACCAACCATCCTGGAGCCACATATTCTCCCCCCAAAATATGGCCGCACGAAGAAGATGGTGACCGCATTGAAAACCAACTCATGTACATTCCAACCGACTACTCATCGTTGAAAAACAGTTTGAATcctaaattaaagaaaattcttCTGTACTTTGGGAAGGCAGGTTGGAATGATCTACCATTAGGAAGGCAAATCTTCATAAAAGACAAATGCCCTGTTGATACGTGTGAAATCACAACAGCGCACCACGACAGTGCTACAGCAGATGCCATATTCTTTAAAGATCGTTTTGCATGGCCAAGACACAAAAGGCCACCAGAGCAAGTGTGGATATTATTTCTACTTGAGTGCCCACTACACACCCAAGGATTTACCAACATGGCTCACGTTATTAACTGGACAGCCACCTATAGGCACGACTCAGATATCGTTGCACCCTATGAAAAGTTCATTCTTTATGATAAAAACGTTAAGGCTCTAAAACATAAACAAGATTATGCAGCGAAAAAGACAAAAAAAGTAGCATGGTTTGTATCGAATTGCGCTGCTCGAAATGGCCGACTGCAGTATGCTCGAGAGCTCGCGAAGCATATTGAACTGGATATTTATGGCACTTGTGGTGCCAAGAGGTGTCCACGCACTTGTGCTAAGACGTGCTTTGACATGCTTGataaagaatataaattttatttggcGTTCGAAAATTCCAACTGTAAGGATTATATTACAGAAAAATTCTTTGTCAATGGATTAAG CCGTAACGTTGTACCAATTGTGATGGGAGCTCGGCCTGAGGATTACCGTAGGAATGCTCCATATCACTCATACATTCACGTGGAGGACTTCGAATCTCCAAAACATCTTGCTGAATACCTACATCGCCTTGAGAAGAATAGTACTCTATACAATGAATACTTTCAGTGGAAAGGAACTGGAGAATTCGTGAACACATACTTCTGGTGCCGTCTATGTGCCCTTCTGCACGCCCCACCACAGAAAAAAGTTTATAGTGACATTCACACGTGGTGGGCGGGGCCTGGAACATGCACAACAAACACCTGGcgaaatttaaatgaaaacttaaaGAATACAAATACTGAAAGGGGACGAAATTAg